Proteins encoded by one window of Rubrobacter indicoceani:
- a CDS encoding DUF4352 domain-containing protein, with product MYRKWIFIGCSGVLLLGFLIAGCTAFVAVLDGGSDSGGQAADGGGDEAAPQAVPVGQNLDVGEVSWVVNGAEETTSLQSQFGELGENREGSFVVVDFTFTNNGSEAVTLDTVSMALVDGQDRRFEADPDAFEFIEEGRNIFLEQVNPGVSREGTAIFTVSPDAGDFTLELGDAQMFSDRTGSVRLEF from the coding sequence ATGTACAGGAAGTGGATATTCATCGGGTGCAGCGGGGTTCTACTGCTCGGGTTCCTTATCGCGGGCTGCACCGCCTTTGTGGCCGTTCTCGACGGTGGTTCGGACTCTGGAGGACAGGCGGCCGACGGTGGGGGAGACGAGGCCGCGCCGCAGGCCGTTCCTGTCGGGCAGAACCTCGACGTGGGCGAGGTATCGTGGGTCGTGAACGGTGCGGAGGAGACGACGAGCCTGCAGTCGCAGTTCGGAGAGCTCGGGGAGAACCGCGAGGGGAGCTTCGTCGTCGTTGACTTCACCTTCACCAACAACGGCTCCGAGGCCGTTACGCTCGACACCGTTTCGATGGCGCTGGTGGACGGGCAGGACCGACGCTTCGAGGCCGATCCGGACGCTTTTGAGTTTATCGAGGAGGGACGCAACATCTTTCTGGAGCAGGTCAACCCCGGAGTGAGCCGGGAGGGGACCGCTATCTTCACCGTCTCACCGGACGCCGGGGACTTCACCCTCGAGCTCGGGGACGCGCAGATGTTCTCGGACCGGACCGGTTCCGTGCGGCTCGAATTCTGA
- a CDS encoding DUF92 domain-containing protein, which translates to MSLATAAIVTAAFAVLAHRFRMVGSGGALGGFALGTAIFYWAGWQGFVLLALFVVGGSALTRLGYEKKKRSGTAQELGGRRGAKNALANLSVAGVLAGVYAATGAEALLAAFVASLGAAFADTVESEVGQLYGGTPHLITSLQRVAPGTDGAVTVVGTLAGVVAAFFMAAAGLGLGLVDGLGAALVVAFAAFAGTLADSVIGAKLPRLGNELTNILCTLVAGLLAVLVL; encoded by the coding sequence TTGAGCCTCGCCACCGCCGCTATCGTAACCGCCGCCTTCGCCGTGCTGGCCCATCGTTTCAGGATGGTCGGAAGTGGCGGTGCGCTCGGCGGCTTCGCACTCGGCACAGCTATCTTCTACTGGGCCGGATGGCAGGGTTTCGTCCTGCTCGCCCTGTTCGTGGTTGGAGGGTCCGCCCTCACCCGGCTCGGCTACGAAAAGAAAAAAAGATCCGGCACGGCGCAGGAACTAGGCGGTCGGCGCGGCGCGAAAAACGCCCTTGCAAACCTCTCCGTCGCCGGGGTGCTCGCCGGGGTCTACGCCGCAACCGGAGCGGAGGCCCTTCTCGCCGCCTTCGTCGCATCGCTCGGGGCGGCCTTTGCGGATACGGTCGAGTCCGAGGTCGGGCAGCTGTACGGCGGAACCCCGCACCTTATAACGAGCCTTCAGAGGGTCGCACCCGGTACGGACGGCGCGGTAACGGTCGTCGGGACGCTCGCCGGGGTGGTCGCCGCGTTTTTCATGGCCGCAGCCGGGCTCGGGCTCGGGCTTGTAGACGGGCTCGGAGCCGCGCTCGTCGTGGCATTCGCGGCTTTTGCCGGGACGCTGGCGGACAGCGTCATCGGGGCGAAGCTGCCCCGCCTCGGAAACGAACTCACGAACATCCTCTGCACGCTCGTCGCCGGGCTTCTCGCTGTTCTAGTCCTCTGA